A genomic stretch from Oncorhynchus tshawytscha isolate Ot180627B linkage group LG07, Otsh_v2.0, whole genome shotgun sequence includes:
- the LOC112235915 gene encoding POU domain, class 3, transcription factor 3-B, which yields MATAASNPYLSSNSILSSGSIVHSDSGGGGMQPGSAAVTSVSGGYRGDPTVKMVQSDFMQGAMAASNGGHMLSHAHQWVTSLPHAAAAAAAAAVAAAEAGSHWSSSPVGMTGSPQQQDVKNNSGRDDLHTGTALHHRPPHLGPHQTHAGAWGSTTAAHLNSISGGQQQQQSLIYSNPGGFTVNGMLSQPGSQSLVHPGLVRGDTPELDHGSHHHHHHHQHPHHQQQHHGGVNSHDQHSDEDTPTSDDLEQFAKQFKQRRIKLGFTQADVGLALGTLYGNVFSQTTICRFEALQLSFKNMCKLKPLLNKWLEEADSTTGSPTSIDKIAAQGRKRKKRTSIEVSVKGALESHFLKCPKPSAQEITSLADNLQLEKEVVRVWFCNRRQKEKRMTPPGVPQTPEDVYSQVGNGHFLVDYLKDASLTGPSEPTDQRVTTSSFHQVILAH from the exons ATGGCCACCGCGGCTTCCAACCCCTATCTGTCCAGCAATAGTATCCTCTCGTCCGGCTCGATCGTGCATTCTGACTCTGGAGGCGGTGGTATGCAGCCGGGCAGTGCTGCGGTTACCTCGGTGTCTGGTGGGTACAGGGGAGACCCCACAGTAAAGATGGTACAGAGTGACTTCATGCAGGGAGCTATGGCAGCGAGCAACGGAGGACATATGTTGAGCCATGCTCATCAGTGGGTGACATCCCTGCCGCACGCCGCCGCTGCGGCAGCTGCAGCCGCTGTAGCAGCAGCCGAAGCCGGCTCGCATTGGTCGTCGAGTCCCGTCGGTATGACAGGCAGCCCTCAGCAGCAGGACGTGAAAAATAACTCGGGCAGAGATGATCTACACACGGGCACCGCGTTGCACCACAGGCCCCCACACTTAGGTCCTCATCAGACTCACGCAGGGGCTTGGGGGAGCACAACTGCGGCTCACCTCAACTCGATATCAGggggacagcagcagcagcagtcgcTCATCTACTCCAACCCCGGGGGCTTCACGGTGAATGGAATGCTCAGTCAACCAGGGAGCCAGAGCCTGGTGCACCCGGGTCTGGTAAGGGGGGACACCCCAGAGCTGGACCACGGcagccaccatcaccaccaccaccaccagcatccGCATCACCAGCAGCAACACCACGGAGGGGTGAACAGCCACGACCAGCACTCCGACGAGGACACACCGACCTCGGACGACTTGGAGCAGTTCGCCAAGCAGTTCAAACAACGCCGGATCAAACTAGGCTTTACGCAGGCGGACGTGGGCTTGGCCCTGGGCACCCTGTACGGGAACGTCTTCTCTCAGACTACCATTTGTCGGTTTGAAGCTCTCCAGCTCAGCTTCAAAAACATGTGCAAGCTGAAGCCATTGCTAAACAAATGGCTGGAGGAGGCGGATTCTACCACTGGCAGCCCGACCAGCATCGACAAGATAGCGGCACAAGGTAGGAAGCGAAAGAAGCGCACGTCCATCGAAGTAAGTGTGAAGGGAGCTTTGGAGAGCCACTTCCTGAAATGCCCCAAACCCTCGGCCCAAGAGATAACCTCACTAGCGGACAACTTGCAGCTGGAGAaagaagtggttagagtgtggtttTGCAATAGGAGACAGAAGGAAAAAAGGATGACGCCCCCAGGAGTGCCACAGACGCCGGAGGATGTGTACTCGCAGGTCGGCAAT GGACATTTTTTAGTAGATTACTTAAAAGATGCAAGTTTAACTGGGCCGAGTGAACCGACCGACCAGAGGGTGACTACAAGTTCGTTCCATCAGGTAATTTTGGCGCATTAA